tttcttattaagCGAAATACCAATAACTAATTTAGTGCGCAATTTGGCGACAGTGCGATAATAACGATCTCGGACTTTATTAAATGCATCGGGAAATGGCAATTACGCCGCCATATGAAGCTGTATTATAAACTGAGCTGACATCGCACAACATAAAAGTGTCATCAGATATTAATGTACAATCAGGCAATAAATGCTATAAATGCGGAAAATGAGCCAATGCATTATCGAGTGACAATCGAGGCTCGCAATGATTCAAGGAATGGAAAAGATTATTTGCACTCGATGCCGCCTCTTATCAATTTAAGTGAAATCAGTGAGAATCTCTCTGGATTTAATTCATCAACGCGGAAAATGTGAATCAACTCATTGGTGTTGTTTTCTGAGGCTGAAAACTTGAACagtgtatttaatttgttgaggttttatatttaatacattaacatttttaaaagccCCACCTTTAACTCTCTATGAGCACTTGAGCAAGTATCCTCAGTATCCGCCAGGACCACAAGTACGCCAGGAAGATGGAACTCAGCTGGCTTTGAgttgcttttggttttttgtgtgtgggtgtgtgcctTTCATGTCGGAAATGGGATTAGGAacggtgtgtgtgtttttttttgggaaggAACTGCGGGGAAGGTAGGAAACTGGTGCATTTTGCAACCATACTTGagcttaaattaaatacgGACTTTAATTAAACTCGCCGCTCAGCCTTGCGATAAGCGCTGACAATCGGCACATTTAATGTGGTGGCGCACGGGTCGTATGAGTGATGCAATCAGAAATTTCCCGAGCAGTGAATTAATTCGCATTTCAGAGCAGACAGTGTCAATTAGACAGCTTTTTCCCCGCCGGTGCAGGGTGCTCTTTCAATGCGGTTTCATTAGTGGCCAAGTTAATGGAGCCCCGCTGCCTTTTTTATCACAATATCTCCGCTCGCTGCCCCCATTTTCAGCGGTTTACTTTGCGAAAGAACTTTCCAGCTCCAATTTTCTCCTATAAaacttttggtttttgtgcaAGTTTCTCTCGGCTGGCCCTCTGTTTTCGCTTTATTTCTGTCTCCTTGCCGCGTATAAATTGCCGTCAATTAGTTTAATTGTTTTCCTAATGTTTTTTCGTTACTCTCCCCTCGCCCCCTCCTAACGTTTTCCACTGCACTCCATTGATGGTCGTCATTGATTAGTTGTGCAATTGTTTCGCAGCTGTCATTGCCTTTGTTTCATTTCGCTCCGCCTCGTTGTATTAAATGGCCGTCAAATACAAAAGCTGTTAAGTTATTATCGGCGAGCATTGTTGGCCAAAACTAAATGGTACTGGGGGAAAAGCAGCTGGAAATCCTGCGGAGCGGAATCAATTTTCATATGCCAGTTGTGGAATTCGCAATTGTATCTAGCTTAccaaaatggaaatataaTAGCGCATTGCTGTCTCTATGGCTTAGTTTGGATTTTATGagcaatacaattttttatgaagagTGCAGCAACTCAACTTTAAGTGAATTTGTACAATATTGTTCCGATTTAACCACCATCTTGGCCTCACAAATGTTTCCTCTTCGCAGTGAAGTTgtgttataaaaaaaaaacttgctCATCCTCAAACTCAAATGCACACATGCATGTGCGAAAACAATGGgggttttattaaaattgatgATGCTCTTCTGTGTTTGCTAGACGACGCCTCAAGTATGCCATAAATCTTTGTCAACTTCTCTGAAAcgacaaaaaataatattaagcCATTAAAATAGTGGCACATAATCAGcgaacaaaataaatatatggaatTGTTTCCGAAAGTGTCTACTTTCGTTTGTAAACAGCAGTGTTGGTATCTAATCCCCAAAAATACAATGAAATTATAATTCGCCTGCAATAATTCAGCGACAACACTTTTAGTTTGGCCCACATACtgattttcatatttgcaATATCTGCATTTGTGTGGCTTTTAATACtttttgcatacttttcaaaaTGCAATGCAGATTCATAACGCCACAGGCTGACTGCGGACTgtggcattttcaatttcattttcctcaCAGTAATGGACACTTTGCACCGCCAATGTGTTGTGACAAAATGCGTATTGCTGTCACAATTTCATTGGAGCTTACAAAAGAAATTAATGTCCGGCTTTGTGGAATATAAATAACGATTTCAATCAGAGCTGTAAAGTAAAAACTATTAATAATGTTACGACTGAAGTTTGTCTTGTGTgaagtaaaaaataaatatatacgtaGTTTACCCTCAAGGGAGTCAGTGCAACTAATGGCAATCGGATCTGTCAATTTCCTGACTGAGTTACGAAACCGTATTGCAAAAATTCTAAATTAATTGCAACGAGAGTTGCAAGAGCTTCCTGTTTCCGGTCGCCTGAAAGGATATACGACTAGCATCGCATCAGTCGAACTGAATTACTAATCACATGTGCCAGGACACAATTTGAGTCCATTTCAATATGCAACAGACATTTGGAGGGGGCAGATTCTAATGAATACGTGCATTTAGGAAGCCATATCAAAGGCCTGATTAGTCTGGCAAGCTAATTGTTGGTCTCTGCTGGCAGTTTGCACTGGATAACTTTGGGTGCGTCTGGAAAGTTTATTGAAAGTGGCACAAAGACCGGGTTAAGACCCAATTTATTTGCTTGATTAGGGGATTTTTCGGGCCAATGCCATGCTCGTCTTTAATTACTTTACCTTGCACTCGGCATTCTCCTTATAGCGGCCAATTATAAAAGTTTCCCGGCTAAAACTAATGCTGCCACTGGACGCTGTTGATTGATGTCGGAGCAGTTGAAATTCAGTAATTTAAATGATGGCTTCTGCGGTGCCAAGTGCACTGGGAGCAGCTGCTTCCTGGCATGGAAAATTGCCCGGCTGTTTTCCATGGCAAAATGCTCCAGACTCGGCAAAAGTTGCGATAGAAAcagcaaaatgaaaaatataaatactcGCTCATTTATAAGTGGCAGGGCAGGGAGACATTTAGGGCACTTCGAGTGCCTCTGGGTGAACTTGGGCATTTAGACGCCATTTGCCGGGATTACCACTCTCTTATGCATCTTTAGTTTTGGCCCGAAAGTTTCACAATTCCAAATATCCCTTCGACTGCAACCATTTAGACAAAACTGCtctgcaccaccacccaccatgTAAGCCCGGCCTGAAGACCTTGAACCACTCGCACAATAAAAGTGAATGCCAAAAATGCCACGGAGCACAGTCCCATGGTTCCAGCTGTGCGATATTTCGCAGCTTGGGCTGGCATAAAACGAGCATAAACAGATTTTATTACCCCTTTGCCCTTTTTAGAGAATGTAATCCAAATTAAGTACTCAGTACTGAGACGAAGTTATGGCCAAGTGGAGTTATTCTCGGGACTTTGGCAACGAGCAGAAACATATTCACCATAAACTATTCCCTTCAGGGTGTTATCTAATAAGTAGTCTCTGCTTTATATTTCCGTTTTGAAATGCGCAAAAAGAGAATATCAAATTATGtattttaacaatatttcTGATTTCATAgtaattttatatttgtgttaaatagattttatgtTCAGTTTAATTAGACATTGATTTCCACTATTATTATGCGCCGGTCGTTGAACATAAATCTTTGATTATTATGGTTCGACAAATGCTTCGTGTCAATTCACTGAAGCAGAcccaaatcaattaaatatcCATTATGTAAATTCACTGGCCACATCCCTACttcatgcatatttatgtGCCAACTGGGGAAACCGCAAGACTAACCAAAATAGATTTTTTTGGCAGCCACAATGCCCAAGAGTAAACAAGTGGAGACGGACACAATATTGCTGTGTTGTTGTGATTGAGGATTTCCATATTTACTCGGGACACATTTTCAGTGGGTAGCCGGTAaagagctaaaaataagtGGAACACGGCGATGGGGCAATAGAATTAGAAGCCAGTGAAACGATTTTGCTGTCCACCTGAAAGCTAAGCCCCCAACACTTTTGGTTACAAATCTACAAATACGGATTTCAAATAGTCGAATCCTGGTCCTGTGtggcatacaaaaaaaaactgttgcTGTTCCGGACTTATGTAAGTTTTTGGCAGCCAACAAACAGGATGCAATTTCAATGGAACAGCAGCCAAACAACAGCGCACATTGCATTTCACTAAAGCCGCAGACAATCGAACTGAAAAGCAGATCGACCATTCATAACCGGAAACGCACTGCTTGTGTGCGGTTGTCCAACGGCAGCGGATGCGAATGAAAGGATAGTTCACTTCCGGAATGCGGAGCTCTCATTGTTGGCGGCGAAAGTGGACTTGTCGACTTAAACCTgctggcaaaataaatcgatTATCCAATTAATTAACCTAACTCTTAAAACATGTTTTAAGCTTGCCCAATTAGGCGGATCATACACAACATATTTAGCTAAAATATACCCGCCATACAGTTTCTTAGTGCAAATAGTTCACATTTCGTTGGGGCAGTATGCCATTGAAAGAATAGAAACCCAAAGCAAACGAAGCAACAATCCAGGCAACCAGAATGCAattgcaaaacaatttcaattttattgtcTTAGTTTCTTTGGTTTTCCTTTGTTTCCGGCTTTGTTTGTTCTGCTTAAATTTCAGACATTTTCAAATGGTCCAATTAAACCCATAGCCAAAGCATTCTATGTTGCAGCCAGTAAAGCCATGGCAAAATCCataaacttaataaatgttttgGTAATTGCGCTCGAAAACTTCATTATAATTTCATTCTCGCATACAGTGTCAATAAATTTTACGACATTTTGTTTGCGTTGGCtgcaacaattaaaatttcattaatggcgagaaataaattatgaagTGCACAAAATGCGCATAGTCCATTAATAATCCGATGGCGGCCATAATGTTTGCATGCCAGAAGTGCGTTTATCCTGGCGAAGCTTACCAAATAACCAAATAACAAGGATATCAAGAAAAACAACATAGTTGCTCATTCATGAAAAATCCTTTCATTTTGAATGGGCTGTTAGCTTTGAGCATAGTTTTCAGTTCTGAATAAATTCAGACTTTCCTAGCTGGATAAGCTCTACAATTTTCAAAGCAAAAGCAGTccttcaataaaataaattaacccTGTTTATACAAAATGTCCACAACGAAAAAATTCTCGTTTAATTGCtcaaaggaaaattaattagaGTGGCAATTTTTTACAAGTTTCAAGGACCTACAGCCGATATAAATCTCAATAGGAAATGGGGATTATCTGACCCTAGTTCGAGGTTAAGTCCGAGAATTGCTCGGCGGTGGCAAGTGCAACAAAGTGTTCAATAAATTACGCCCTTGCCATTGTTTGCGCCACAAAAGAAGTGGCTGCAACAGCAATCGATTTGTCTTAGCCGCTGCACACGTCCAACATGTCGTATGTGTAACAAGTGTTGCACATAAATTTCCAAGGTTGCCGGAGGCGGTGGTGCAGCGTCTTGAGGCAgccacaaaataaataaatgaaataaaagcaaaagtgtTTTGCCCGTAAAGTTTTGTGCACATTTCGCAGATATGCTGGATTTGATTTATACGAAAACATGGCAAGTTTGTGATACCATTTATAAAGTTGCATAAAGTAATTTGTTTGTCTGCAGTGATGCATTTACTCACAGCTATATGTTTGTTTACAGATGTCCATTGAgggtttaataaataaattaatggtTTATTGGACATGTATGAATGTATGGACACATTACAAAACTTAAATTATGTACTCACTTTGTGAATACATTATGATGCATTTCGTTTTCAAAAGTCCTTTCACTACGTTATGTATATGTTATTAAAACGCAAATTTTTGATCCCACCAGTACATGCTTAACAAATTTCCACCTACGAATCTGAATACGTGTCCGCATTTTCCCATTCACACccaaaaaagtttttgttcgccAGCATTTCTATTTGGGTCATTGGGGATTTACTGTGTTCAAGAACTTTTCATATGCTTTTGCCAACTCAAAAAAGAGGCCCAAACTTTTCGATTGGCTGCTTAAATTTTGCACATATTCCAGTTcactttaaaatttatttttgcctttGCCAACGTTTGCTGTCTGCCCAAATTGTTTGTTCTTTAAATTGATTATGTGACGGGGGCAATGGCTCTCTGAAAAGGGGCTTACAGGTGGCTTctcattaaatataattaaattgagGGCTTTCGCCGATCCCAAGGACGCTAATTGATTTCGCTCACAAGCCAAACACATATATTTCTGAGTGCAAAGCTCAGAGGGAAATGTTCCTAAACGAATTTGCTATCTATTTGCAACATGACTGCGGGTAAAATAATGGAATTTCTGCCCCTTCCACCGGAAGTTTCGCAGACGGCACAAAAAGCTTGGCAAAATGCATTTCGGGCCAAAGCCCAAAAGTGTCGAAGATGCAGAAAGGCCACGGGACTTCAGACTACAGCGGCAGTAAGTCAGCCCAAATTCTAAGATGTCCTTGCCTATATGCTCCATGTCTGTGTGggtgagagtgtgtgtgttttggctGCAAGTAACGGCGCTTTCGAGGCTTGAATTATGTCGCTGCCAGAAAATAAGTCTGTCGGCAGTCGGATACAACATCAAAGAGATTAAAGCGAGCGGATCTGCATTGAAAATTatgaatgcaaatttaatattcCATTTAAACTGCAAGCATGTTAGTTGATGCGAACCCATGGAATTCTATGGGATTGAATTCTAGGAACTAGTCGTTGAAGAGAAGAAGCCATGAagagcaattaaaaatatttttaagcattAAGAAGGGCTTAcaataagatatatatttggTAAGTTTAATGTTTAATGTAATCTATTGTTAACTAAGGGTAGCAAAATAAAAGTTGTATGTCGAATTCAAGTATTTCGGTTCGTGACTCCACTAATTTGTAGATAATAAGCaatgtaatatgtatgtaaaaaaTGTGTCGAAAGAAAGAATTTTAGATAAAAAGTTTAACAATCGTAACACTTTATTAGCCATTCACTAACAATCTCCCTTACATTTGTTAAGGGCCAGATTCCTAACTAACCATATCACCGAAGAGCTCGCCGGATGACTGCGTTCAGGGTTACAAAGAAGGCTAGCAGCAGGAGGATGAGAAATATTCCCAGGACAGCCATATCCCAATCGAACTCATTGCCCTCCATCTGGAAGTCCTTGAGGAACTGCTCCGCCGTTCTGTAATAGCAGAAGTTGCTTGTGGCATAGCACTCCAGTTCCCCGCGATCGTATCCATAGATGGCTCGCATCAGACCCTCGAAGATGTACCTGAAGAAGGACACGTCGCAGATGGGGCGCAGAAACCAGGAGAGCTCGTTCAGCCGAATAAAGAAGCCGGAGAACAGGAGGAACGGAATGGTGGCACTGGGCACCAGGAATATGGCCAACTGCATGGTGAACAGGGAGCCTGCGATCACCCCGATGAAGTGGCCAATGAAGGCGGTCATCACGCACAGGGCCCAGCACATGGCAAATCGTTGGAATTCCGGTGGCTGACCCGTCATGAAGTAGCCGATGCTGATGAACATTGTGGGACAAGTCAGCTGCAGGGGCAGATCGGCCAGGACCTTGGACAGATAGTAGGCTCCCAGGGAGTACCATCCGTTGTAGTACTCCCTGATGAACACCGCCGAGTCCTGCATGCACAGCAGGATCGAGGGCATGGCATTGCCGGCGAACACGAAGAGTATCACAAAAAACAGGCAGGATACATTGGACACGATTTTCTGTGCATCGCCACCTATCTGCCAGTAGACAACGCCCAAGAGCAGGGCCACCACCACGTGCATCACCAGACGCATTTGGACAGCAAACTGAAAGATTACGGAATAGTTTAAGCTATACAATAGTTGAGTGCTTCAAGCCAAGTCTTACCATATCTCTGGACATGGAGCGCAGATGACGACGAAGCAGGACACTTAGCTGGGTCCAGAAACCCACCTGCTCCTTACCACGCAGGTGAGACAAGTCCAAGGCATCCTTGTGGACATCTATCAAGGCTGCTGGAATTAAATTAGAGCAGGCACAGAAAGTCGACAGATAGAGCAGAGGAGATAGAAGTGCAATAGGGAAAGATAGTAAGTTACGAGTGCAGGAGCGCGGAAATGGGACTTGTATGAGAAAAGCCATCCTGAGAACTATGCCGGCCATCATCACTTACTCTCCTCATCCACTTGAAGCTTCACAACATTACTGGCGGTGCTGTGCATCATCTTGTTCTGAGTGATGAGCGATTCACAGCGTTCTGTGGTGGAGGACTGACTGCACACTTCCAGGgctattaaaaatattgaacTACATTAGGTAAGGTGAAAGAT
The sequence above is a segment of the Drosophila melanogaster chromosome 2L genome. Coding sequences within it:
- the CG9664 gene encoding uncharacterized protein, isoform D — encoded protein: MADNAVQAQPNGLGPQKQKALELHFSQVSYSLKGATKGSTPIINEACGVFKSGRLTAILGPSGAGKSTLLNALAGFKLQGVTGQFLLNGRPRDIMSFRKMSAYIAQNFVMLNLLTVEETLRVSTDLKMPSSTAAQEKQKIIDDIIDILQLQSCRRTLVKNLSGGEHKRLSIGIELVTNPPIMFFDEPTSGLDCVGSYQVICHLQRLAHDGRIVVCVVHQPGSRLFQLFDDVLVLAHGEVLYAGEQREMLPTFAQSGHICPQYYNPADFALEVCSQSSTTERCESLITQNKMMHSTASNVVKLQVDEETLIDVHKDALDLSHLRGKEQVGFWTQLSVLLRRHLRSMSRDMFAVQMRLVMHVVVALLLGVVYWQIGGDAQKIVSNVSCLFFVILFVFAGNAMPSILLCMQDSAVFIREYYNGWYSLGAYYLSKVLADLPLQLTCPTMFISIGYFMTGQPPEFQRFAMCWALCVMTAFIGHFIGVIAGSLFTMQLAIFLVPSATIPFLLFSGFFIRLNELSWFLRPICDVSFFRYIFEGLMRAIYGYDRGELECYATSNFCYYRTAEQFLKDFQMEGNEFDWDMAVLGIFLILLLLAFFVTLNAVIRRALR
- the CG9664 gene encoding uncharacterized protein, isoform A, whose protein sequence is MADNAVQAQPNGLGPQKQKALELHFSQVSYSLKGATKGSTPIINEACGVFKSGRLTAILGPSGAGKSTLLNALAGFKLQGVTGQFLLNGRPRDIMSFRKMSAYIAQNFVMLNLLTVEETLRVSTDLKMPSSTAAQEKQKIIDDIIDILQLQSCRRTLVKNLSGGEHKRLSIGIELVTNPPIMFFDEPTSGLDCVGSYQVICHLQRLAHDGRIVVCVVHQPGSRLFQLFDDVLVLAHGEVLYAGEQREMLPTFAQSGHICPQYYNPADFALEVCSQSSTTERCESLITQNKMMHSTASNVVKLQVDEETALIDVHKDALDLSHLRGKEQVGFWTQLSVLLRRHLRSMSRDMFAVQMRLVMHVVVALLLGVVYWQIGGDAQKIVSNVSCLFFVILFVFAGNAMPSILLCMQDSAVFIREYYNGWYSLGAYYLSKVLADLPLQLTCPTMFISIGYFMTGQPPEFQRFAMCWALCVMTAFIGHFIGVIAGSLFTMQLAIFLVPSATIPFLLFSGFFIRLNELSWFLRPICDVSFFRYIFEGLMRAIYGYDRGELECYATSNFCYYRTAEQFLKDFQMEGNEFDWDMAVLGIFLILLLLAFFVTLNAVIRRALR